One window from the genome of Chroococcidiopsis sp. TS-821 encodes:
- a CDS encoding TSUP family transporter — translation MTQIISLCLFAFLAGLIDSVVGGGGLIQLPALFIILPNTALPLLLGTNKLASIAGTFVAFIRFSLQIKMNFAIVTTAAIAAFIFSFIGAKTVSIINPNLLRPLVLLILIAVAIYTFIKKDFGTQHKFHEAKTKIIYAVIIGASIGFYDGFLGPGTGSFLIFAFIGIIGFDFLRASASAKVVNFCTNLAALVYFIPSGNVIYNLAIPMAICNIGGAIIGTKLAILKGNKFIRNLFLIIVSTLIFKLAYDIVFS, via the coding sequence ATTACTCAAATAATTAGCTTATGTCTGTTTGCTTTTTTAGCAGGCTTAATCGACTCAGTTGTGGGTGGTGGTGGTTTAATTCAGCTTCCAGCACTTTTTATTATATTGCCCAATACAGCTTTACCACTCCTGTTAGGAACTAATAAGCTTGCTTCTATTGCAGGGACATTTGTTGCCTTTATTCGTTTTTCGCTGCAGATTAAGATGAATTTTGCTATCGTTACAACGGCTGCGATCGCTGCTTTTATCTTTTCTTTTATTGGAGCTAAAACTGTTAGCATTATCAATCCTAATTTGCTGCGTCCGTTAGTTTTGTTAATTCTTATTGCTGTTGCTATCTACACATTTATCAAGAAAGATTTTGGAACGCAACATAAATTTCATGAAGCTAAGACAAAAATAATTTATGCTGTCATCATCGGAGCTTCTATAGGGTTTTATGATGGTTTTTTAGGACCGGGAACAGGAAGTTTTTTGATTTTTGCATTTATCGGGATAATTGGTTTTGATTTCTTACGGGCTTCAGCTTCTGCAAAAGTTGTAAATTTTTGTACTAATTTGGCTGCTTTAGTTTATTTTATTCCTAGCGGTAATGTTATTTATAATCTTGCTATTCCTATGGCTATTTGTAATATTGGCGGAGCAATTATTGGTACTAAACTAGCTATACTCAAAGGTAATAAATTTATTCGCAACTTATTTTTGATAATAGTCTCTACTTTAATATTTAAGCTAGCTTATGATATAGTATTTAGTTAA
- the hemE gene encoding uroporphyrinogen decarboxylase, with product MTVATQVPYLLRAAYGETLDRPPVWMMRQAGRYMKAYRELREKYPSFRERSEIPEVAIEVSLQPWRAFQPDGVILFSDIVTPLPGLGVDMDIAEGKGPIIASPIRTQAQVDQLRPLEPEESLPFIKTILQALRQEVGNKAAVLGFVGAPWTLAAYMVEGKGSKTYSKIKGMAFSDPTILHQLLTKLADAIATYVRYQIDCGAQVVQMFDSWAGELSPQDYETFALPYQQRVFQQVKQTHPDTPLILLVSGSAGLLERMAKSGADIISVDWTVDMADARARLGHMKVQGNLDPGVLFGSKEFIRDRIYDTVRKAGNRGHILNLGHGVLPDTPEENVAFFFETAKQIKIDG from the coding sequence ATGACCGTTGCTACCCAAGTTCCTTATCTATTACGAGCAGCATATGGTGAAACTTTAGATCGTCCGCCAGTATGGATGATGCGGCAAGCAGGTCGCTATATGAAAGCCTATCGGGAACTACGGGAGAAATATCCTTCGTTTCGCGAACGTTCTGAAATTCCTGAAGTGGCAATTGAAGTTTCTTTACAACCCTGGCGGGCGTTTCAACCGGATGGCGTAATTTTATTTTCCGATATTGTAACGCCGCTACCTGGCTTAGGTGTAGACATGGATATTGCTGAAGGCAAAGGTCCTATTATTGCCTCGCCAATTCGTACACAAGCACAAGTCGATCAATTGCGTCCGCTGGAACCTGAAGAATCATTACCGTTTATTAAAACAATTTTACAAGCGTTGCGCCAAGAAGTCGGAAATAAAGCTGCGGTGTTAGGTTTTGTAGGTGCGCCGTGGACGCTTGCAGCCTATATGGTAGAGGGTAAAGGTTCCAAAACTTATTCCAAAATTAAGGGAATGGCGTTTTCCGACCCCACAATTTTGCATCAACTCCTAACGAAATTAGCTGATGCGATCGCAACTTACGTCCGCTACCAAATCGACTGCGGGGCGCAAGTTGTGCAAATGTTCGATTCGTGGGCGGGAGAACTCTCTCCGCAAGATTACGAAACGTTTGCTTTACCCTATCAACAGCGCGTTTTTCAGCAAGTCAAGCAAACACATCCTGATACACCGTTAATATTACTCGTCAGTGGCAGTGCAGGCTTACTAGAACGAATGGCAAAATCAGGCGCAGATATCATTTCGGTCGATTGGACTGTTGATATGGCAGATGCACGTGCCAGATTAGGTCATATGAAAGTGCAGGGAAACCTCGACCCTGGAGTGCTATTTGGTTCCAAAGAATTTATTCGCGATCGCATTTACGATACTGTGCGCAAAGCGGGAAATCGAGGACATATCTTAAATCTCGGTCACGGTGTCTTACCCGACACGCCCGAAGAAAATGTCGCTTTCTTCTTCGAGACAGCAAAGCAGATTAAGATCGATGGTTAG
- a CDS encoding glycogen/starch/alpha-glucan phosphorylase — translation MQTVPNHQVENLQIEDDRTGLSVECLKRAFLDNLFYVQGKFPKIATKNDYYMALAYTVRDRLLQRWINTAVIYTERASRTVSYLSAEFLMGPHLGNNLVNLGIYDQVKQAVSELGLDLEDLLEQEEEPGLGNGGLGRLAACYLDSMATLEIPSLGYGIRYEFGIFDQDIRDGWQVEITDKWLHCGNPWEIARPEWEVYVKLGGHTEAYTDERGRYRVRWIPYQVVKGVPHDTPILGYKTNTANTLRLWTAEAPESFDFAAFNSGDYLGAVQAKMVSENLSKVLYPNDDSSQGKRLRLAQQIFFVSCSLQDMIRIVFRQNVPLEKFHEKFVIQLNDTHPAIAVAELMRLLIDEHDMGWDQAWSITQKSLAYTNHTLLPEALERWPINLFRDLLPRHLEIIYEINHHFLEEVKAKFPGDSDRLRRMSLIDESGEKYVRMAHLACVGSHSINGVAALHTKLLQQDVLRDFYQMYPEKFNNKTNGVTPRRFMVLSNPRLTNLISSKIGDSWIKHLEDLKQLEAFVDDPEFCHQWRSIKSAIKHDLVAYIQKQNGITVNPDSIFDIQAKRFHEYKRQHLNALHIITLYNRIKANPDIDITPRTFIFGGKAAPGYYMAKLIIKLINSIGDVVNNDPDVRDRLKVVFLKDYSVKFAQRVYPAADLSEQISMAGKEASGTGNMKFALNGALTIGTLDGANVEMRDEVGAENFFIFGLTAPEVYALKARGYRPLDYYHSNRELKAVIDRIASGHFSHGDTQLFKPLLDSLLHRDEYLLLADYQAYIDCQDYVSQVYRDRDRWTRMSILNVARMGKFSSDRSIRDYCQDIWHIQPVPIELGECIQAKENMRPITL, via the coding sequence ATGCAGACTGTACCGAATCATCAGGTAGAGAACTTACAGATAGAAGACGACCGGACAGGATTAAGTGTTGAATGCTTAAAGCGAGCTTTTTTAGATAATCTGTTCTACGTGCAAGGCAAGTTTCCCAAAATTGCCACAAAAAATGATTATTATATGGCATTGGCGTATACAGTACGCGATCGCTTGCTGCAACGCTGGATTAATACTGCTGTCATTTATACCGAAAGGGCTTCGCGCACAGTATCCTACCTTTCGGCTGAGTTTCTCATGGGACCGCATCTTGGTAATAACTTAGTCAACTTAGGAATATACGACCAAGTTAAACAAGCTGTAAGCGAACTAGGATTAGACTTAGAAGATTTACTCGAACAAGAAGAAGAACCAGGACTTGGTAACGGTGGTTTGGGACGCTTGGCGGCTTGCTACCTTGATTCTATGGCAACACTGGAGATTCCTTCATTAGGCTATGGTATTCGCTACGAATTTGGCATTTTTGACCAAGATATCCGCGATGGCTGGCAAGTTGAAATTACTGACAAGTGGCTACACTGCGGTAATCCTTGGGAAATTGCGCGTCCTGAGTGGGAAGTTTACGTCAAACTAGGCGGACATACCGAAGCTTACACCGACGAACGCGGACGCTACCGAGTCCGCTGGATTCCTTACCAAGTTGTTAAAGGCGTACCGCACGATACGCCGATTCTTGGGTATAAGACGAATACCGCCAATACTCTGCGGCTGTGGACAGCCGAAGCTCCAGAATCCTTTGACTTTGCAGCATTTAACTCTGGTGACTACTTGGGTGCGGTACAAGCAAAGATGGTTTCAGAAAACCTCTCTAAGGTACTTTATCCCAATGATGATTCTTCGCAAGGTAAGCGCCTGCGACTAGCGCAGCAAATCTTCTTTGTATCGTGTTCGCTGCAAGACATGATTCGCATTGTTTTCCGCCAAAATGTGCCGTTAGAAAAGTTTCACGAAAAGTTTGTCATTCAACTTAATGACACGCACCCTGCGATCGCTGTTGCGGAATTGATGCGACTACTCATTGACGAGCATGATATGGGCTGGGATCAAGCGTGGAGTATCACGCAAAAATCGCTTGCCTATACCAACCATACATTACTACCAGAAGCACTCGAACGCTGGCCAATTAACTTGTTTAGAGATTTACTACCTCGGCACTTAGAAATTATCTACGAGATTAACCATCACTTTTTAGAAGAAGTCAAAGCTAAGTTTCCTGGAGATAGCGATCGCCTGCGTCGCATGTCGTTGATCGACGAATCAGGAGAAAAATACGTCCGCATGGCACATTTAGCGTGCGTTGGTAGCCACTCTATTAATGGAGTTGCAGCCTTACACACCAAACTGTTGCAACAAGATGTGTTGCGCGACTTTTATCAAATGTACCCTGAGAAGTTCAACAACAAAACCAACGGTGTCACTCCCCGACGGTTTATGGTGTTGAGTAATCCGCGACTCACCAACTTAATTTCTAGCAAAATCGGCGATAGCTGGATTAAGCACTTAGAAGATCTCAAGCAATTAGAAGCGTTTGTAGACGATCCTGAGTTTTGTCATCAGTGGCGATCGATCAAATCTGCGATTAAGCACGACTTAGTGGCATACATCCAAAAGCAAAACGGCATTACAGTCAACCCCGACTCGATTTTCGATATTCAGGCAAAACGCTTTCACGAGTACAAGCGCCAGCATCTCAACGCTCTGCACATTATCACGTTATATAACCGCATCAAAGCCAATCCTGATATTGACATCACGCCGCGTACCTTTATCTTTGGTGGTAAAGCTGCGCCTGGCTACTACATGGCAAAGTTGATTATTAAGTTAATCAACTCGATTGGCGATGTTGTTAACAACGATCCCGACGTACGCGATCGCCTCAAAGTTGTCTTCTTAAAAGACTACAGCGTTAAATTTGCTCAACGCGTTTATCCGGCTGCAGATTTATCCGAACAAATTTCGATGGCGGGTAAAGAGGCGTCTGGTACAGGTAATATGAAGTTTGCCTTGAATGGAGCCTTGACAATTGGTACACTCGATGGCGCTAACGTCGAAATGCGTGACGAAGTCGGCGCAGAGAACTTCTTTATTTTTGGACTCACCGCGCCGGAAGTTTACGCACTCAAAGCCAGAGGCTACCGTCCGCTAGATTACTACCATAGCAATCGCGAACTAAAAGCCGTTATCGATCGCATTGCCTCAGGACACTTTTCGCACGGCGATACTCAGCTATTCAAGCCTTTGCTAGATTCACTCTTGCACCGCGATGAGTATCTGCTATTGGCTGACTATCAGGCATACATTGATTGTCAAGATTACGTTAGTCAAGTGTACCGCGATCGCGATCGCTGGACGCGGATGTCCATTTTAAACGTAGCACGTATGGGTAAATTCTCTTCCGACCGTTCAATCCGCGATTACTGTCAAGACATTTGGCATATCCAGCCAGTACCCATTGAACTTGGTGAATGTATTCAAGCAAAAGAGAACATGCGACCAATTACACTCTAA
- a CDS encoding B12-binding domain-containing radical SAM protein produces the protein MRVLLVYPRFPKTFWSYEKILELVNRKVLLPPLGLVTVAAILPQAWEFKLVDRNIRPVTEAEWQWADLVIMSAMIVQKDDLLDQIREAKRRGKRVAVGGPYPTSVPQEAEIAGADYLILDEGEITLPMFVEAIARGETKGTFRANGEKPDVTTTPIPRYDLLEFDAYDSMSIQFSRGCPFQCEFCDIIVLYGRKPRTKSPKQLLAELEYLYNLGWRRGVFMVDDNFIGNKRNVKLLLQELKVWQAEHQYPFRFNTEASVDLAQDRELMDLMVECNFDAVFLGIETPDEDSLQLTKKFQNTRSSLIESVQTITRAGLRPIAGFIIGFDGEKAGAGDRIVRFAEQTAIPTTTFAMLQALPNTALWHRLDKEGRLRGKDGNINQTTLMNFIPTRSLEEITREYIESFWQLYDPIKYLDRTYRCFLMLGAPKCKAPAKMPSWVDIRALLIVCWRQGIKRNTRWKFWHHLFSILKNNPEVWDHYLAVCAHNEHFLEYRQIVRDQLEAQLAEFLAREAEIAAQEIKTSVLAS, from the coding sequence ATGCGAGTTCTACTAGTTTATCCTCGGTTTCCCAAAACGTTTTGGTCATACGAAAAAATTCTAGAATTGGTTAATCGTAAAGTTTTGCTACCGCCATTAGGTTTAGTTACCGTAGCAGCAATCTTGCCGCAAGCATGGGAGTTTAAATTAGTAGACCGTAATATTCGTCCCGTTACTGAAGCCGAGTGGCAATGGGCAGATCTTGTGATTATGTCGGCGATGATTGTCCAGAAAGACGACCTTCTCGACCAAATTCGGGAAGCCAAACGGCGAGGAAAGCGCGTTGCAGTTGGCGGTCCTTACCCGACTTCAGTTCCGCAAGAAGCCGAAATTGCTGGTGCAGACTATCTCATACTTGATGAAGGTGAAATCACCTTACCGATGTTTGTCGAAGCGATCGCCCGCGGCGAAACTAAAGGGACGTTTCGTGCAAACGGTGAAAAACCTGATGTCACGACAACGCCAATTCCACGTTACGACTTGTTAGAATTCGACGCGTATGATTCGATGTCGATTCAATTCTCGCGCGGGTGTCCGTTTCAGTGCGAGTTTTGCGACATTATTGTACTTTACGGACGTAAACCCCGCACAAAATCACCAAAACAACTTTTAGCCGAACTAGAGTATCTCTACAATTTGGGATGGCGGCGTGGTGTATTTATGGTAGATGACAACTTCATTGGTAATAAACGCAATGTCAAGTTGTTGTTACAAGAATTAAAAGTCTGGCAGGCTGAACATCAGTATCCGTTTCGATTTAACACCGAAGCATCGGTCGATCTCGCGCAAGACCGAGAATTGATGGATTTGATGGTGGAATGTAACTTTGATGCTGTCTTCTTAGGAATTGAAACCCCTGATGAAGATAGCTTACAGCTAACGAAGAAATTTCAAAATACGCGCAGTTCACTCATCGAGTCAGTACAAACGATTACTCGCGCTGGGTTAAGACCGATCGCAGGGTTTATTATCGGTTTTGATGGCGAAAAAGCAGGTGCAGGCGATCGCATTGTTCGTTTTGCTGAACAAACTGCTATTCCGACAACGACGTTTGCGATGTTGCAAGCATTACCGAATACCGCATTGTGGCACCGATTAGACAAAGAAGGACGCTTGCGCGGCAAAGATGGCAATATTAACCAGACAACTTTGATGAACTTTATCCCGACGCGATCGCTCGAAGAAATCACGCGGGAATATATCGAGTCATTCTGGCAACTATACGACCCAATCAAGTACTTAGACCGCACTTATCGCTGTTTTTTAATGCTGGGCGCGCCTAAATGCAAAGCCCCAGCTAAAATGCCGAGTTGGGTAGATATTCGTGCCTTGTTAATCGTTTGCTGGCGACAAGGAATTAAGCGCAATACGCGCTGGAAGTTTTGGCATCACTTGTTTAGCATTCTGAAAAATAACCCCGAAGTGTGGGATCATTACCTTGCTGTGTGCGCCCACAACGAGCATTTCTTAGAATACCGTCAGATTGTCCGCGACCAACTCGAAGCACAACTTGCAGAGTTTCTCGCAAGAGAAGCAGAAATTGCCGCACAAGAAATCAAAACAAGTGTATTAGCATCCTAG
- a CDS encoding four helix bundle protein: MNLATSIYYLTYKFPNQEMYGLSRQIQKAVVSVPSNIAEGAA; encoded by the coding sequence ATGAATTTGGCTACTAGCATTTATTATCTAACCTATAAATTCCCTAACCAAGAAATGTACGGTTTGTCACGCCAAATCCAAAAAGCAGTTGTTTCTGTGCCATCAAATATAGCAGAGGGTGCAGCCTGA
- a CDS encoding Uma2 family endonuclease, whose translation MQQLKPRFQSFDEYLAYDDGTERLYELFNGELIEVPPESGINVQIANRLFLAFALLLGTDRVRGHGLELEVRGEPRNRYPDLTIIREEHVSLLAQRNTIRLTMPPPLLVIEVVSPGELQWHRDYVAKRIQYEDLGISEYWIVNPQAQTVLVLALDGNTFTELGMFSGEEPVRSRQFTNLSLTPNALFVAAE comes from the coding sequence ATTCAACAACTCAAACCCCGATTCCAAAGCTTCGACGAATATTTAGCTTACGACGATGGCACAGAGCGGCTTTACGAACTATTTAATGGAGAACTTATCGAAGTGCCTCCAGAGTCTGGTATTAATGTGCAAATTGCCAATCGCCTATTTTTGGCGTTTGCCTTGCTTTTAGGAACGGATAGAGTGCGCGGACATGGACTGGAACTGGAGGTGCGTGGCGAACCTAGAAATCGCTACCCTGACCTTACAATTATTAGAGAAGAGCACGTGTCGCTGTTAGCCCAACGCAATACAATTCGGCTGACAATGCCTCCACCTTTGCTGGTAATTGAGGTAGTAAGCCCTGGGGAACTCCAGTGGCACCGCGATTATGTAGCCAAACGAATACAGTACGAGGATTTGGGAATCTCAGAGTATTGGATTGTCAACCCGCAAGCGCAAACAGTGCTGGTGCTAGCATTAGATGGAAATACGTTTACCGAACTAGGGATGTTTTCTGGAGAGGAGCCAGTGCGATCGCGTCAATTTACCAACTTATCATTAACCCCTAACGCCCTGTTTGTTGCCGCAGAGTAA
- a CDS encoding four helix bundle protein — MQPEILRKSFLYFLLVALGSLAELETQLILASSLAYLEKTDLEIVLSRTNEVARMIRGLQKSLRAKLSSTSH, encoded by the coding sequence GTGCAGCCTGAAATTCTACGAAAGAGTTTTTTGTACTTTCTCTTAGTAGCACTTGGTTCGCTAGCAGAACTAGAAACACAGTTAATTTTGGCATCGTCACTAGCATATTTGGAAAAAACGGATTTAGAGATAGTACTATCTAGGACGAACGAAGTTGCTAGAATGATTCGTGGCTTGCAGAAATCGCTAAGAGCTAAACTCTCTTCCACTAGCCACTAG
- a CDS encoding cytochrome b6-f complex subunit PetL — protein MLGVVAYVVILGGFFALAVGLLFGLRAVKLL, from the coding sequence ATGTTAGGAGTTGTCGCTTACGTTGTCATCCTTGGTGGATTCTTTGCGCTGGCAGTTGGTTTACTGTTTGGTTTACGCGCCGTTAAATTACTTTAA
- a CDS encoding LD-carboxypeptidase, which produces MKRCQLPPLLKPGDLLQVIAPSGALREVEAFYQGVEIWRKRGYRVEISANINNRWGYLAGKDCDRTFQLLNAWKDPECRGILCARGGYGSARILEASGEFIFNSAFPAKWLIGFSDITALLWSLSTVGIAGVHAPVLTTLAKEPDWSIQRLFALVESHSVTPLVGTGWGGGSARGILLPANLTVATHLLGTPLQPDLDGVILALEDVTEAPYRIDRLLTQWRLSGALTKVRGIALGRFSRCEPPPNIPSLTIEEVLRDRLSDLGIPVVSDLPFGHDGANAALPVGIPVQLDGDTGILSFETSAYSREQGSVGGQS; this is translated from the coding sequence ATGAAACGCTGCCAATTACCACCGTTATTGAAGCCAGGCGACTTACTACAAGTAATTGCACCTAGTGGGGCATTAAGAGAAGTAGAAGCATTTTATCAGGGAGTAGAAATTTGGCGAAAGCGCGGCTACCGCGTAGAAATCAGCGCTAACATCAATAATCGCTGGGGCTACTTAGCAGGCAAAGACTGCGATCGCACTTTTCAATTACTCAACGCATGGAAAGATCCTGAATGTCGCGGAATTCTTTGTGCAAGAGGTGGTTACGGTAGTGCCAGAATTTTAGAAGCATCAGGGGAATTTATTTTTAATTCTGCGTTTCCTGCTAAGTGGTTAATTGGCTTTTCTGACATTACAGCATTACTATGGAGTCTTAGCACAGTTGGTATTGCTGGCGTTCATGCCCCTGTACTCACAACGTTAGCTAAAGAACCTGATTGGTCAATTCAGCGGTTATTTGCTTTAGTCGAAAGTCACAGTGTTACTCCCCTAGTCGGAACAGGTTGGGGAGGTGGTAGCGCGCGCGGGATTTTGCTACCAGCAAATCTTACAGTTGCTACCCATCTACTCGGAACACCGCTACAACCCGATCTAGATGGTGTCATTCTTGCCTTAGAAGACGTTACCGAAGCACCCTATCGAATCGATCGCTTACTGACCCAGTGGCGTTTAAGCGGTGCATTGACAAAAGTTCGGGGTATTGCCTTAGGGCGATTTAGTCGCTGCGAACCACCACCAAATATTCCCAGTTTAACGATCGAAGAAGTATTGCGCGATCGCCTCAGCGATCTAGGTATTCCTGTTGTTTCCGACCTACCATTCGGTCATGATGGTGCTAACGCCGCCCTTCCTGTTGGCATCCCTGTACAGTTAGATGGAGACACAGGTATCTTAAGCTTTGAGACAAGTGCTTATAGCAGGGAGCAGGGGTCAGTCGGGGGTCAAAGTTAA
- a CDS encoding NAD(P)-dependent oxidoreductase, which translates to MKILVTGASGCIGHYISETLIQETHHELYLLVRSPQKLQVDTNCRPGIHVLQGDMQNIRAFANLLQTIDTAILAATAWGGAETYDINVTKTQELLSLLSPKCQQVIYFSTASILDRNGNLLPQAGEIGTDYIRSKYDCHQQLSQQAIASKTTILFPTLVIGGDANKPYSHLTSGLPEVTKWVDLIRFFQADGSFHFIHGRDIAQVVRYLVDHPPMENESRSLVLGQAPLTVNQAVEELCRYFNKKIYFRIPLTLSLANAIVALFRIQMAAWDRFCLDYRHFTYRNAVNPATFGLPNYCATLSDVLRISGIPARKKL; encoded by the coding sequence ATGAAAATTCTAGTTACAGGTGCCAGTGGCTGTATCGGTCATTACATCAGTGAAACTTTAATTCAGGAAACTCATCACGAGTTGTATTTACTCGTCAGGAGTCCGCAAAAACTGCAAGTCGATACAAACTGTCGCCCAGGAATTCACGTGTTGCAGGGCGATATGCAAAACATTCGCGCCTTTGCTAATTTACTGCAAACAATTGACACTGCAATTCTCGCTGCGACTGCTTGGGGTGGTGCAGAAACTTACGATATTAATGTTACCAAAACGCAAGAATTACTAAGCTTATTATCACCAAAATGTCAACAGGTAATTTACTTTTCCACAGCAAGCATTCTCGATCGCAACGGTAACTTGCTGCCTCAAGCAGGTGAAATTGGTACAGATTATATTCGCTCTAAATATGACTGTCACCAGCAATTGAGTCAACAGGCGATCGCATCCAAAACCACAATTCTATTTCCAACTTTGGTCATAGGAGGTGATGCCAACAAACCATATTCGCACCTTACTAGTGGCTTACCTGAAGTTACAAAATGGGTAGATTTGATTCGCTTCTTCCAAGCTGACGGTAGTTTTCACTTCATTCACGGACGCGATATTGCTCAAGTCGTGCGCTATTTAGTTGACCATCCACCGATGGAAAATGAATCGCGTTCTCTTGTCCTCGGTCAAGCACCCTTAACCGTAAACCAAGCTGTCGAAGAACTTTGTCGATATTTTAATAAAAAAATTTATTTTCGGATTCCGTTAACTTTGTCTCTAGCCAACGCGATCGTCGCCTTATTTCGCATTCAAATGGCAGCTTGGGATCGCTTTTGTTTAGACTACCGCCATTTTACGTATCGCAATGCTGTCAATCCAGCAACATTTGGTTTACCAAACTACTGCGCAACTCTCAGCGATGTCTTAAGAATTAGCGGTATTCCTGCTCGCAAAAAGTTATGA